ATGACAAGCAAAGATTTTTTAACAATTATTCAAAAAGAAGCAAACAAAGTAGACTATGAAAGATACCTAAAACAATTGGTATATAAAAAAGTTTCTTCTGATGAAAAAATTGCCATTTTTGAAGTAAATAACAAGTATATTGCCTCTTGGATAAAGAGCAAATTTACTGGGTTAATTCAACACTGTTTTGAAATTTATGACGGCTCAAAACCATCTATTGAAATAAAACTTGCTGGAGAAAAAAAATCTAAAAAAGATATTATCTCTGAAAAAGTTAAAAATGAAACTGCCGAAAGTACGATACTTAATCCATCTTATACATTCGATTCATTTGTTGTAGGACCTTCAAATCAAATGGCTTATAACGCTTCACTAGCAGTTGCAAACAAACCAGGAACTCAATACAATCCACTTTTTATTTATGGTGGAACTGGACTTGGAAAAACTCACCTTTTACAAGCAGTTGGAAATCATGCAATTGAAAAAGGTAGCACTGTTATTTACGTAACAATTGAACAATTTATGAATGATTTTACTTTTTCAATCAAAAATAAGAATATGGAACATTTTAGAAACAAATATAGAAAATGTGATGTACTTTTAATAGATGATATTCAGTTTTTAAGTGGAAAAGAACAAACTCAAGAGGAGTTTTTCCACACATTTAATGAACTTCATAATGCAAAAAAACAAATTGTGATGACAAGTGATAGACTTCCATCACAAATTGCTGGGCTTGTTGATAGATTAAAATCACGATTTGAGTGGGGATTAACAGCAGATGTTCAAATTCCAGGACTTGAGACAAAAATCGCAATTATTGAAAAAAAATCAGAACTAAATGGAATTCATTTAAGTAGAGAAATAGTTAATTTTATAGCAACAACTTTAGATAACTCAATTAGAGAAATAGAGGGTGTTTTAATAAGAATTAATGCAAGTGCTTCTTTACTTAACCAAGAAATCACTCTTCCAATGGTTCAAGGTCTTTTAAAAGAGCAAATAAAAGAGACAAAAGAGAATATAAAACTTCCAGATGTTATAAATATTGTTGCAAATCAATTAAATATTAAACCAAGTGATATAAAATCTAAAAAAAGAACTGCAACAGTTGCAAATGCTAGAAGAATCGTAATTTATCTTGCACGTGAGTTAACACATAACTCAATGCCAGATATTGCAAAGTTCTTAGGAATGAAAGATCACAGTGCAATTTCGCACAATATAAAAAAAGCAAATGAATTAATTGAAAAAGATGAAAACTTTAAATTAATCATTGAAAATTTAAAAAATAAAATCATAAATAAGGAGTGGTAAAAGCTTTAAAATTAAAAAGTTTTAAAGACTTATGTGAAAAGATGTGAATAGATAATAAATTCTAATCACTTGTAAAAGTCCTATTTTACAGTGTTTGGAAATCTATTTTCATCTTTTCACATAGACTACTAATTCCACTAATTAAATAAGAAAATATAGGAGAGAAAAATGAGGTTTGTAATCACAAAAAATGTTCTTGAAAATGTTATAGCTTCTATGCAACCTTTTTTAGAAAAAAAAGATTCTAGTTCAATAACATCACATATTTATTTAGAAATTAATAATTCTAAATTAATCATCAAAGCAACTGATTATGAAATTGGTCTAGAATCACATATTGATAATATTACAGATCCACTAGATGGAAAAACAACAGTAAATGGTTCTAACTTATTAGGTATTATTAAAAGATTAAAAAATGAAGAGATTATTTTAGAAGCTACAAATAACAATTTAGTAATTAAACAAAATAAATCAACTTTTAAATTACCAACTTATGATGCAAATGAATTTCCATCTCTTAATAAATCAGAAAATTTAAAAGACTTATCAATGTCAACAATTAATTTTATTAATTCTATTAGAAAAATTACACCTGCAATTGATACAAATAATCCAAAATTTGAATTAAATGGTGCTTTATTAGATATTAAAAGTCAAAAAATTAATTTTGTTTCAACTGATACAAGAAGATTAGCAGTTTCTTTTTTACAAAATATAAACAATGATGAAACACAATTTATCATTCCTAAAAAAGCTATTATGGAAATTCAAAAACTATTTTTAGATGAAGCAAAAATCTCTTATGATGACACAAATTTAGTTATCTCAAATGAACATACTAAATTTTTTACAAAATTAATAAACGGAAAATTCCCAGATTATGAAAGAATTATTCCTACAACATTAAAATACAATTTCCCATTACCAAAAAATATGTTAGTTGAATCAATTAAACTTGTAACATCACTTTTTTCAAATATCAAAATCACATTTAATTCTAAGTCAATAATTTTTGAATCACTTGATGAAGATAGTGAAGCTAAAACTCAAATTGATATAGATCTAAATATTGAAAAAGAGTTTTATTTAGCTGTTAATGCTAAATATTTATTAGACTTTTTAAGCATGTCAAATAATGAAAAAATCAAAATTGGATTTAATGAATCTAATTTACCATTTTTATTAGAAGATGATAAATTTTTTACTATTGTAATGCCAATAGTTTTAGAAAAATAATTTTATAAAGAAAAGTAAGGAAATCTATAATGAGTCAACAAGAATACGGCGCTAATAATATTAAAGTTTTAAAAGGGCTTGAAGCTGTAAGAAAAAGACCAGGAATGTATATTGGTGATACAAACACAAATGGTTTACATCACTTAGTATATGAAGTAGTTGATAACTCTATTGACGAAGCTATGGCTGGTTATTGTAAAAATATTAAAATCACAATGACAAAAGATCATTGGATTAAAGTAGAAGATGATGGAAGAGGAATTCCAACAGCAATTCACGAAGGAGAAGGAATTTCAGCTGCAACTGTTGTTTTAACAGTTCTTCACGCAGGTGGAAAGTTTGATAAAGATACTTATAAAGTTTCTGGTGGACTTCACGGGGTTGGTATTTCTGTTGTAAATGCATTATCAAAACACTTAAAAATGACAATTTATAGAGAAGGAAAAATTCATTATCAAGAATTCAAATGTGGTATTCCTCAAGGTCCATTAGAAATTATTGGAGATAGTCCTAGAAAAACTGGAACTACTATTGAATTTTTAGCTGATGATTCTATTTTTGAAGTTACAAGATATGAATTTGCTGTATTAGCAAAAAGATTTAGAGAAGTTGCATACTTAAATTCATTTATTTCAATTACACTTGACAATGAAATTACAAAAACTAAAGAAGTTTACCATTTTGAAGGTGGGATTAAACAGTTTGTTGAAGATTTAAATAAAGATACTGCAATTTGTGATGCAGTTTCATTTAATGACAATATTGATGGTGTTGAAGTTGATATTGCTGTTATGTATA
The genomic region above belongs to Arcobacter ellisii and contains:
- the dnaN gene encoding DNA polymerase III subunit beta: MRFVITKNVLENVIASMQPFLEKKDSSSITSHIYLEINNSKLIIKATDYEIGLESHIDNITDPLDGKTTVNGSNLLGIIKRLKNEEIILEATNNNLVIKQNKSTFKLPTYDANEFPSLNKSENLKDLSMSTINFINSIRKITPAIDTNNPKFELNGALLDIKSQKINFVSTDTRRLAVSFLQNINNDETQFIIPKKAIMEIQKLFLDEAKISYDDTNLVISNEHTKFFTKLINGKFPDYERIIPTTLKYNFPLPKNMLVESIKLVTSLFSNIKITFNSKSIIFESLDEDSEAKTQIDIDLNIEKEFYLAVNAKYLLDFLSMSNNEKIKIGFNESNLPFLLEDDKFFTIVMPIVLEK
- the dnaA gene encoding chromosomal replication initiator protein DnaA; protein product: MTSKDFLTIIQKEANKVDYERYLKQLVYKKVSSDEKIAIFEVNNKYIASWIKSKFTGLIQHCFEIYDGSKPSIEIKLAGEKKSKKDIISEKVKNETAESTILNPSYTFDSFVVGPSNQMAYNASLAVANKPGTQYNPLFIYGGTGLGKTHLLQAVGNHAIEKGSTVIYVTIEQFMNDFTFSIKNKNMEHFRNKYRKCDVLLIDDIQFLSGKEQTQEEFFHTFNELHNAKKQIVMTSDRLPSQIAGLVDRLKSRFEWGLTADVQIPGLETKIAIIEKKSELNGIHLSREIVNFIATTLDNSIREIEGVLIRINASASLLNQEITLPMVQGLLKEQIKETKENIKLPDVINIVANQLNIKPSDIKSKKRTATVANARRIVIYLARELTHNSMPDIAKFLGMKDHSAISHNIKKANELIEKDENFKLIIENLKNKIINKEW